The segment CGCAAGGAGTGGGAGCCGAGATCGAGGCTTTGGTTGCGCCGACGATCCAGGTCGGAATGGCACTGCATCACACGGCTTTTCCGGGCAGTATGAGCTTACGACCAAGCACAATGATTCTCGTGATTCGAGACTATCTCACCAGTTTGGCGAAAGCTGGATTTCGGAAATTTTTCTTTATCAATGGACATGGTGGAAATGTTGCGACCTTAAAAGCCGCGTTTTCAGAGACTTATGATCATCTGTCGAATTTGGGCATTTCCAATGAAGTGCAGTGTGTGGTGAGTAACTGGTATATGTGTAGCTCTGTCTATCAGTTGGCAAAAGAATTATATGGCAATCAAGAAGGTTCTCATGCGACACCGAGCGAAGTTGCTGTGACTCAATATGTCTATCCCGATTTCATTAAGACTGCACCGTTGAGTGAACCAGTCGCGAAAGGACATCGGATCTATGGCGCGATCGACTTTCGACGCAACTACCCAGATGGACGTATGGGATCAAATCCGGCTTTGGCTACTCCAGAGCATGGAGAGCAGTTGTATCAATTAGCAGTGAAAGAAATTAGCCGAGAGTATTTAACTTTTTTGGGGTAGTCGTCTGATCGCATTG is part of the Leptolyngbya boryana PCC 6306 genome and harbors:
- a CDS encoding creatininase family protein; amino-acid sequence: MLLHLSTWLEVEAYLEQSTGIILPIGSTEQHGPTGLIGTDAICAEAIAQGVGAEIEALVAPTIQVGMALHHTAFPGSMSLRPSTMILVIRDYLTSLAKAGFRKFFFINGHGGNVATLKAAFSETYDHLSNLGISNEVQCVVSNWYMCSSVYQLAKELYGNQEGSHATPSEVAVTQYVYPDFIKTAPLSEPVAKGHRIYGAIDFRRNYPDGRMGSNPALATPEHGEQLYQLAVKEISREYLTFLG